The following DNA comes from Hordeum vulgare subsp. vulgare chromosome 3H, MorexV3_pseudomolecules_assembly, whole genome shotgun sequence.
ACATTTCTTTTCTTCTGGCAAAGTCATGGGAGATTTTACTTTTCATATTTTTGCAAAGGTTTCTTATATTCAAAAATGATATTTATTTCCTTTAAGGGTctgttttgcactacaaccctTATATAAATTGTTCTTTAAATTCTACAAAAAATTGTAAGTGACAGGTGATGTCCGTGGATCAtatttttgtaaaaacatatccaagtgttttgaaaagtttgagctGATTAACTCCTTTTCTATCCTGGCCAAAAGtggagtttgtactacaacccctagatatATTCtttcaaaaattatataaaattttgGGGATGTCAAGTAATGCATgagatttacttttatgcaaaaacccaaccTTATGCTTtggaaaaaaatagcaaaacaaCTCATTTTCTATTCTGGTCCAGTTCGATGATTTGTATTGCAGCCCCAATTTTAATTGCTCCAATGCCCATGAGATTTTTAGTGCTGGTTGTTCACCCTACCAAAACCATAAGTCCAAGAGATCAACATTATAGTCATATTTTAAGTTGGCCAAATTGCCCCCTGCCTTTTCTATACAAAATTGATTGTCACCAAAACTTGCATTAGCAAGTTTTCTATTTTgccaaactaattatgtcattcccaATTTATCTATAGAGACCCCACTGTGGGAAGTTTGGATGCCAGCATGGTCCTCTTAATGCCATTGGCATTTTGTCAAACACCTATGGTGCATGACCAGAGTTGGCATGGTTCTATGATTGCAATGGGAACATGCTTCCTTGGCCAAACCAACATGTCCACTAGCCCTACACCACCCTCATCAATGACACTGTTAAGTTTTAATTGCATCCACGATCATAGCTACCCCTGGCATTTAGTCGAGCACTCGGTTGGCATGTCCAGAGCGCGGCCAGAGTGGGCGTTTTCCACATGCAATGCCCGCGCTGCCGCGTCCACCTACCGCCTCTTCCCGAGATTCTCCCGATCCCCTACCGACTGTCGCGTCGCGCCAAGTCTCCAACCGACCTGCCCCTCCGCTCTGTAGCATTCCCTTCGCGTCTTAGGTGAGCTAGACGCTAGCCGCCATTGCTGCCTGCTTTGGCCGTAGCCATACGGGCCGcgtggcgcacccccgagccctcgaGCTCGCCGTCCTCATCCGGAGTTGCATCTACTTCCTCGACAAGCCCAGCCAGCTAGACCCACCTCCCTGGTTCAACATTAATGGCTGCTGATTCCGTGCTTATCCACGGGCTCTGGTGAACAGACATTGCCGACTATATAAAGCCCCCCAAACCCACTCAATCGGCAGGATCATCCCCTCCTCGTCTCCTGAGTGGCCCCGAGCATCAGACCATCCGGAGAGGTCATCTTCTCCATCTTTGGCAACTTCTGCTGCCGCCGCTATCCATGCCGAATTCGAAGTTGTACCGCAGCTCCCTCCATTTCTCCTTCACCAATAAACTCCCAGAGCCGCTGCAAACTCATTCCGACCTCATCTTTCCCTCAGAATTAACCAGGGGCAAGAACCCCTTTTCTACTGAAGCTGTCTTCCGCCTTGGGTGAAGCCCTGCTCGGTCCGAGCTCTCCGACGATCCTATCCCCATCCAGAGGAGGTGGCTGTGCCTCCTGATCACTCTGGTGTGTCAAGCACCACGAGAGATGGCCCCTAGCACCAGCGTGCCTCGTCGGAATCACCGTGGTTCCCTGTCCGGAAGCGCGCATGAGGTGGGAGACGAACCCAACAAGTGGGACCCACCTGTCGGTCAGTCACCGCACACCCAtgatggcgctgccttgatggtgcgtCTCCCCCGTAGGTAAAACGCCTCCGTTGGAATATGTTTTCAGTTCTAGAAAACGTATTAGTTTCCAAAACATTTTCTTTTATAATAGATTTTCAAAATAGATTTAAGAAGAAAGTTGAACTCGCCAAAATGTTTTAATGGCAACTTcaaatcaattgattcttttttcctATCTCTCTTAAATTCCATCTAGattattttaagatttatttcaaaaatattaaaacaacttttgtgtgtttttgtgtgttaattcaaatattttcaaaatagaatTTTGGAGAGAGGAGACTGACTTCAAGTATTATGTGGTGcacatcaccctcctcaaactccaaaggcaagcatcttgaactccgatttgcataaagttgtgtgatgtttGTGGTGATGCATCTATTCCGTGATTTTAGGTTATGTTGATAAAAATCTCGCATGAATTCATACCTTGCATAAGAGCATGTGATGGATATGTATTGCTGCTAAGTTTGTGGAAGGAAAGTGGTGAGTGGTTACTGCCTCATACTTCGTATGCTATGTTGGTCTGGACAACCTCGGAGTAAGGTGTGTCTGGTGGAAATGAGACCATGGGCTGACACctcgtgggacgagagtggtcagtgaAAGCATGTCAGGTGTGATGGTAGTAACCCTGAGATAATCCCTTCAGCAAGATTGTCTGGTACTAACCCTTGCAGGAAAATATttaacctcctaagtcgaccgtagatcgagtcttgtctctTTGGCACCATACATTTTCGTGTTGCCGGAGGTCTTTATGAAAGGGGCTACGGTCTAGTAGGTCATAAATCTATTACTAGGTACAAACCAAGTAgagaggtcgggttgaaggtaaccatggccctggaataaatcTAGACAGCCGGTCAGGGGTCATGGGTGCTTCCGGTCTGGGGCCGAGAGGGAATGGCCATTCCCTTGTAGCgctcggtataaatttgatcccatgctagtcgaggttggagcctccccgtcttatggtttttctctGGCAGCATAGTCCGAGTGATGTCGGTCTTCGCGGgagaaaaatgggtgtgtactggttctgAGAGTTTACTTCTGGGATACCGTACGTGGTATTAGTCCGAATGACTATTGAAACCTGTGggatgtgggtaaagagtacaccctctacagagtcaaactatttgagtagccgtgtccacggtcaaggacgattggttgactagtcaagtgtcggtctaagTGTCGGCCTTCGGAGGAAGTTCAAGAAATCATGAGACTAATCATGAaatgtggtggatgatcatactaTTATTTTACCGTGGACTAACCCCCTATGATTATGTTTGTTGAATATCCttgggatggttctacctcctggatattcaatatttattattgttccttataagccctttccgtggtgtcgctcagacgcccgagtgaggcatgcttattattatttcttataatccctttctgtggtgtcgcttagacgcccgactgtggcatgctcattattattgtttcatataagcctttTTTTGTGGTATCGCTAAGACCCCCGGCTGGGGCATGCTCGTATTAATTCTTATATgtcctttatgtggtgtctcttagacgcccgactgtgacaACTGTTATTGTTGGATGTGAGCCCTCTAGGTGGTGTTGCtccgacgcccgactgcggcacacATGTTATTACGTATTTATTAATACCTTCCTTGCTTGTGTATACAACATTGGTGGAAAATTGCGTATcatcatgaatgcatccatgattTAAATTATAATGACATGGTAGGATTGTTAGTGGAttgtgcatgcatctcatctgctttaacttatttgttttcttcatgtttgcgagtacattcaaagtactcactggcttgtccctggctattgtcttggccagattgcgttcggAGAGGATCACGATGTCGTCAACCTTGGAACCTAGGAGTCCAGGAtggcagccttgtgagatagaaATTTATCCAcgtcagctgttcctgtgggaatggagtcgcATGGACACTGGAGATTCCTCGCGTCGCTTCCGCCGTCATCCTCAGACTTTTGTCTAAACCAGTAGACCTTTATGATCTTGTAACCCAAattttgtatttttcttggatATTCTACATCAAGTGAGTGTCTACAAGCTAACAGTAGTCCCGGGGCTGGTGAACACAAAGACCTGTTTTCTGGGAATTATTTTCTGACAGACCGGTCACTACAGGGAACTCAAGTGGGTGATGGGGCGGTCGATTAGAGGTGAGAGAATGGctctagagggggagagagggcggGGTGGCGTTTATATAGAAGGGGCACGGTCCACCGAAAGGTGGTGCGCCGGCAAGGACGTGGTAACGACTAGAGGAGGAGAGAAGGCTCGGGAATGAGCCCATGGCCTTCGCTGGCGTGGTTTACGTCCGAAAAAGGGATTGAGGGGGAGTGAGGCTGGCTCCTGGCACATCGCGGTGGCAAGTGCCACCTGACTGCTTCATACGGGCGCGGGCATGCATCGCCACGGGCAGTAgaaagggggagaggaggggcccgatGCGGTGCTGGCACCGGTCGTCGATGGAGTCAAAGTCAGGCAATGTGTGGGGGCGAGGCCTGGCCAGGGTTGGCCTCCCTCGGTGCAGACATGAACTATGGTGCGCCTATAGCGCAGTTTTTGCATACCATGACATGTTGGCATGCTCTGGCACACCCCCATCGTGTCTACTAGTGTCTGGGCActttggagatgcccctttgatatTTGGAGCCGAGTAGAGAAGTGGAGGTCAAGGGAAAATTGAGAGTCAGTCTTTGCCAGCGGTGAACCAGAAAAAGAATTGAGGGTATTGTCCTCCTCCCATTGAATTAGAGCTCGGGCTGTCGACTGCACATGTGGGTCTGATCAACAAACATGTGATAAAAGTTTGTGGTGAAGGAAGAAAGTAGAAGGGCTGAAACTAGTTGTTTTACTAAATcactagaaggtgtttgatgctggtttgagcAATATAAACCTCTCCAATTGTAGTGAGAATTAACAGGGTTAAATGATGGGCAAAAATAGTAGGATTCACCATGTTTGTGCTCATTTGAGCAAGGTtgacaatgtagacatggaaaaccctagaaatgggaaaAATAGGATTTTCTGAACCAAGGTGAGTAAaccaactcccacaaatgcacaacttggtgtggaacccttatttggaggctggatcactcctgcaaagtttgagagtAATAGGGCAAACTTGCtaatgtagagttgttcaaacTTGGTTGTGGACATGAACGGTTTTGGGTGTCTTAGGCGAATAAAATCAACTTGGATGGGGATTAAACTTTGCAGGTTCACCTCATATaacatgtgggacatgctagaattttcctcgCATTTATTGACAATGTTTTCTTTGGAAATATTTAGAAAGCTTAGagtaggcagaaagggttttgaggggttttatccaatattttgaacatgcccatgtgttgaaactcatatatatggaaaatatatatcctctgagtttccctaaattttctcgaaTATTTTTAAGGTTGGAAAATAATGGTCCTCTATGAACTAGAATTTATGGTCTGAGAAAAGGGTGTTTAAATAAaacaggaaaataacttttaaaataatttttttttggttttaggAAGCCATTATAATAGTAGAATCAAAGAAAAATCTTTGGGATAACACATCTCTCTTAAATTAAGGAcctgtagtgcaaatcccaactcaggggttttgaagcttttaaaaataaataaatgccttttgtggaaataatattttgttaagaatagtttctggtcctatacacatggcatgatcattgggcaatggTTTGAGGCCAAGGAGACGAGTTTTCATAGAGAAGGTAGTTTTGGTGAATTAAaacacaatcaagcaacaagcaagttgcaatcaaatatgtcatcacaagcactcaaaaaGTTTTAGTTGGTTCCAAATTTTGTAAAATAGAATGTGACAAAGTGGTAAAAACATAGTGTGGGACAAACCTACCcccattacaagaatctcgtccacgAGATTCCTAGTCTAAGCACTAAAAAGATAAGGGAACTCGGatctgaggtagtcttcacgctcccatcttGCTTCTGTTTTGGTGTGGTTTCTCTagtggaccttgaagtacttgatggtgccgcTTCGAGTGCGACGCTCGGCTTACTCTAGGATGCGGATCgatctctcacgataagtgaggtctggctaaAGGTCGATGGcgtgatgatcgatgtccttctAGAGGTCCGGACGGTTGGGAATTTGGAGGCACTACCGTAGTTGTGACACATGGACAAGATTGTGCATACCCGAATGCTTGGAAGGTAGCTCTAGCTGGTAAGCGACTTCTCCTCTCCTTGTGGTGATCTTGAAGGGACCAATGTATCTTAGTtcgagcttccccttgacgtggaaacgcttcgtTCCCTTGAGAGGCATGACACGGAGGTATACATAGTCTCCGATGTTGAGGTCCACCTCAAGACGGTGTGAGTCGGCGTAGTTCTTCTATCGTGACTTGGCGGTTTCCATACGTTCATTGACAAGTTGGACTTGCTCTTCGGCTTCACGGAGGATGTCTGGTGCAAAGATTAGTCCTTCTCCGATCTctgaccagttgaggggagtgcgacACTTGCATCCATACagcacctcaaatggtgccatctaaAGGCTGGACTGATAACTGTTGTTCTAGGAGAACTCGGCGAATGGCAAACAGtcctcccatttggctccatatgccaaaacacaagcgcggagcatatcttcgagtatctaatTTACTCGTTCCGTCGGTCCACCGGTCTAAGGGTGAAAGGTagtgctgaaggagagcttggttcccatggcttcttgaaacttcttccaaaatcttgaggtgaactacaTGCCCTGGTCGAACACAATCTCCttcggaactccatgaaggctcacgATGCGGTTGATGTAGAAGTTGACTAACTGGCTACCATCATAGGTGGTATTGACaggaatgaagtgggccaccttggtgaggtgatcgacaatgacccaaatggagtcccgtgatgaagtccatcccgaccgtgtcccacttccattctggcactttgaGAGATTGAAGCAGCCCAGCGGGTCGTTGGTTCTTTGCCTTGACCCTCTGCCATATATCACACTTAGCGACATACAcaactatttccctcttcatgccatgccaccaaaacCTTGCCTT
Coding sequences within:
- the LOC123439902 gene encoding uncharacterized protein LOC123439902 gives rise to the protein MAPSTSVPRRNHRGSLSGSAHEVGDEPNKWDPPVGQSPHTHDGAALMNFGERRLTSSIMWCTSPSSNSKDCVRRGSRCRQPWNLGVQDGSLVR